A stretch of the Pseudomonas sp. ACM7 genome encodes the following:
- the murG gene encoding undecaprenyldiphospho-muramoylpentapeptide beta-N-acetylglucosaminyltransferase: MGANVLIMAGGTGGHVFPALACAREFQVRGYTVHWLGTPRGIENDLVPVAGIELHRINASGLRGKGKLSLLKAPFMLLKSIWQARAIIRQLRPVCVVGFGGYVTGPGGVAAKLAGVPVIVHEQNAVAGTANRLLVPLAARVCEAFPDTFTLSGSRRTTGNPVRTELFLETPRQALAGRRARLLILGGSLGAEPLNKLLPEALSQVAPDLRPEVFHQAGKNHDEVTAERYRAAGVEAQVQPFIKDMAQAYGWADLVVCRAGALTISELAAAGLPSMLVPLPHAIDDHQTRNADYLAREGAAFLMPQRTTGAADLAARLTEVLMQPQRLTDMATAARRLAKPDATRNVVDTCLEVAHG; encoded by the coding sequence ATGGGCGCTAACGTATTGATCATGGCGGGCGGCACCGGTGGCCACGTGTTCCCGGCGCTGGCCTGTGCTCGCGAATTCCAGGTCCGTGGTTACACCGTGCATTGGCTCGGGACCCCGCGTGGCATCGAGAACGATCTGGTTCCGGTGGCCGGCATCGAATTGCATCGGATCAATGCCAGCGGTCTGCGTGGCAAGGGCAAGCTGTCCCTGCTCAAGGCTCCGTTCATGTTGCTCAAGTCGATCTGGCAGGCGCGGGCGATCATTCGTCAGCTGCGGCCGGTGTGTGTCGTCGGCTTTGGCGGTTATGTGACCGGTCCTGGTGGCGTTGCAGCCAAACTGGCCGGCGTGCCGGTGATCGTTCATGAACAGAACGCCGTAGCCGGTACCGCCAATCGGTTGCTGGTGCCGTTGGCCGCCCGAGTCTGTGAAGCGTTCCCCGACACCTTTACCCTGTCGGGCAGCCGTCGTACCACCGGTAACCCGGTGCGCACCGAGCTGTTCCTCGAAACACCGCGACAGGCTCTGGCCGGTCGCAGGGCGCGTTTGCTGATCCTGGGTGGAAGCCTGGGCGCAGAACCGTTGAACAAGTTGCTGCCTGAAGCCCTGTCGCAAGTCGCCCCCGACCTGCGCCCGGAAGTGTTTCATCAGGCCGGCAAAAACCACGATGAAGTGACTGCAGAGCGCTATCGCGCGGCTGGCGTCGAGGCGCAAGTGCAGCCTTTCATCAAAGACATGGCCCAAGCCTATGGCTGGGCCGACCTGGTGGTGTGCCGCGCAGGCGCGCTGACCATCAGTGAACTGGCCGCCGCCGGTCTGCCCTCGATGCTGGTGCCTTTGCCCCACGCGATCGACGATCACCAGACCCGCAACGCCGATTATTTGGCCCGTGAAGGCGCTGCCTTCCTGATGCCGCAAAGAACGACTGGCGCAGCGGATCTTGCCGCACGCCTGACAGAGGTCCTGATGCAACCACAACGACTCACCGACATGGCCACCGCGGCACGCCGCCTGGCGAAACCCGATGCAACCCGTAACGTGGTCGACACCTGCCTGGAGGTGGCCCATGGTTGA
- the murC gene encoding UDP-N-acetylmuramate--L-alanine ligase, translating into MVENQKAMPQPEMRRIRKIHFVGIGGVGMCGIAEVLLNLGYEVSGSDLKASPVTERLESFGAHIYIGHRAENAANADVLVTSSAVNTSNPEVATALERRIPVVPRAEMLAELMRYRHGIAVAGTHGKTTTTSLIASVFAAGGLDPTFVIGGRLNAAGTNAQLGTSRYLIAEADESDASFLHLQPLVAVVTNIDADHMATYDGDFNKLKKTFVEFLHNLPFYGLAVVCLDDPVVREILPLVKRPTVTYGFGDDCDVRAINVRQQGMQTFFTVLRPDREPLDVSVNMPGNHNVLNALATICIATDEGVSDEAIVQGLSGFQGVGRRFQVYGELPVEGGNVMLVDDYGHHPTEVAAVIKAVRGGWPERRLVMVYQPHRYSRTRDLYDDFVNVLADANVLLLMEVYPAGEEPIPGADSRKLCNSIRQRGQLDPIYIERGVDLAPIVKPLLRAGDILLCQGAGDIGGLAPKLLISPLFAGAIAAPTVGKLK; encoded by the coding sequence ATGGTTGAGAATCAGAAAGCCATGCCGCAACCGGAAATGCGCCGCATCCGTAAAATCCACTTCGTCGGTATCGGCGGCGTGGGCATGTGCGGCATCGCGGAAGTGTTGTTGAACCTGGGCTATGAAGTGTCCGGTTCCGACCTGAAAGCCTCGCCGGTGACCGAGCGCCTGGAATCCTTTGGCGCGCACATCTATATAGGCCACCGCGCCGAGAACGCGGCGAACGCTGACGTGCTGGTCACCTCCAGCGCCGTGAACACCTCCAACCCAGAAGTCGCCACTGCCCTGGAACGCCGCATCCCGGTGGTGCCTCGCGCTGAAATGCTGGCTGAGCTGATGCGCTACCGCCACGGCATCGCCGTCGCCGGTACCCATGGCAAAACCACCACCACCAGCCTGATCGCTTCGGTGTTTGCCGCCGGTGGCCTGGACCCGACATTCGTGATCGGTGGCCGTCTGAATGCAGCGGGCACTAACGCCCAGCTTGGCACCAGCCGTTACCTGATCGCCGAAGCTGACGAAAGCGATGCGAGCTTCCTGCACTTGCAACCGTTGGTGGCCGTGGTCACCAACATCGACGCCGATCACATGGCGACCTACGACGGCGACTTCAACAAACTGAAGAAAACCTTCGTCGAGTTCCTCCACAACCTGCCGTTCTACGGTTTGGCGGTGGTGTGCCTGGACGATCCGGTGGTGCGTGAAATCCTGCCGCTGGTCAAACGCCCGACGGTCACCTACGGCTTCGGCGACGATTGCGACGTGCGCGCGATCAATGTGCGCCAGCAAGGCATGCAGACCTTCTTCACCGTGCTGCGCCCTGACCGCGAGCCGTTGGATGTCTCGGTGAACATGCCGGGCAACCACAACGTGTTGAACGCACTGGCAACCATCTGCATCGCCACCGATGAAGGCGTCAGCGATGAAGCCATCGTCCAGGGCCTGTCCGGGTTCCAGGGTGTCGGCCGACGCTTCCAGGTCTACGGCGAACTGCCGGTAGAAGGCGGCAACGTGATGCTGGTCGACGACTACGGTCACCACCCGACCGAAGTCGCCGCGGTCATCAAAGCCGTGCGCGGTGGCTGGCCGGAACGCCGTCTGGTGATGGTCTACCAGCCGCACCGTTACAGCCGGACCCGCGACCTGTACGACGATTTCGTCAATGTATTGGCCGACGCCAACGTTCTGCTGCTGATGGAAGTCTACCCGGCCGGTGAAGAACCGATCCCGGGCGCTGATAGCCGCAAGTTGTGCAACAGCATCCGTCAGCGCGGTCAGCTCGACCCGATCTACATCGAGCGCGGTGTCGACCTCGCTCCAATCGTCAAACCGCTGCTGCGTGCCGGCGACATTCTGCTGTGCCAGGG
- the ftsW gene encoding putative lipid II flippase FtsW produces MSLMNIIKPYPSPIITGRGIDLDFPMLAGCLALIGLGLVMIASASTEVAAVQSGSALYYMIRHLIYIVLGLGACIVTMMIPIATWQRLGWLMLIGAFGLLVMVIIPGIGREVNGSMRWIGFSFFNVQPSEIAKVFVVIYLAGYLVRRQKEVRESWMGFFKPFIVLLPMAGLLLMEPDFGATVVMMGAAAAMLFLGGVGLFRFSLMVVLAVAAVVLLIQVQPYRMARLTNFADPWADQFGAGYQLSQALIAFGRGEWLGVGLGNSVQKQFYLPEAHTDFVFSVLAEELGAVGSLCTVALFVFVCIRGMYIGYWAEKAKQFFAAYIAYGLSFLWIGQFLINIGVNVGLLPTKGLTLPFLSYGGSSLVICCACLGLLLRIEWESRTHLGSEEMEFHESDFAEEPTHGR; encoded by the coding sequence ATGAGCCTGATGAACATCATCAAACCCTATCCGTCGCCGATCATCACCGGACGCGGCATCGACCTCGACTTCCCGATGCTCGCCGGCTGCCTGGCATTGATCGGCCTCGGGCTGGTCATGATTGCATCGGCATCGACCGAAGTGGCGGCTGTGCAGTCGGGCAGCGCCCTGTATTACATGATTCGCCACCTTATTTACATCGTGCTGGGCCTGGGTGCCTGCATCGTCACCATGATGATTCCGATCGCCACTTGGCAACGCCTGGGCTGGCTGATGCTGATTGGTGCGTTCGGTTTGCTGGTGATGGTGATCATCCCGGGGATCGGCCGTGAGGTGAACGGTTCGATGCGCTGGATCGGCTTCAGTTTCTTCAACGTTCAGCCGTCGGAAATCGCCAAGGTATTTGTCGTTATTTACCTTGCCGGTTACCTGGTGCGTCGCCAGAAAGAAGTGCGTGAAAGCTGGATGGGCTTCTTCAAGCCGTTCATCGTTCTGCTGCCAATGGCGGGTCTGTTGCTGATGGAGCCGGACTTCGGTGCCACCGTCGTGATGATGGGGGCTGCTGCTGCGATGCTGTTCCTCGGCGGGGTCGGGCTGTTCCGTTTTTCCTTGATGGTTGTCCTGGCGGTCGCGGCGGTGGTGTTGTTGATTCAAGTGCAGCCGTATCGAATGGCGCGCCTGACCAACTTTGCGGATCCGTGGGCCGACCAGTTCGGTGCCGGTTATCAGTTGTCTCAAGCGTTGATCGCTTTTGGTCGCGGCGAATGGCTGGGCGTTGGCCTGGGCAACAGCGTGCAGAAACAGTTCTACCTGCCGGAAGCCCACACCGACTTCGTGTTCTCGGTCCTGGCCGAAGAACTGGGTGCCGTGGGTTCGTTGTGCACGGTAGCGCTGTTCGTCTTTGTCTGTATTCGTGGCATGTACATCGGTTATTGGGCCGAGAAGGCCAAGCAGTTTTTCGCCGCCTACATCGCGTACGGCTTGTCGTTCCTGTGGATTGGTCAGTTCCTGATCAATATCGGGGTGAACGTCGGTCTGCTGCCAACCAAAGGTCTGACCCTGCCGTTCCTCAGTTATGGCGGTAGCTCGTTGGTGATCTGCTGTGCCTGTCTCGGCTTGTTGCTGCGCATTGAATGGGAAAGTCGAACCCACTTGGGCAGCGAAGAGATGGAGTTCCATGAGAGCGACTTCGCCGAGGAGCCGACCCATGGGCGCTAA
- the murD gene encoding UDP-N-acetylmuramoyl-L-alanine--D-glutamate ligase produces the protein MSLIASDHFRIVVGLGKSGMSLVRFLANRGTSFAVADTRENPPELATLKRDYPHVEVRCGELDVEFLCRADELYVSPGLALATPALQAAAARGVKLSGDIELFARNAKAPIVAISGSNAKSTVTTLVGEMAAAAGKRVAVGGNLGTPALDLLSDDVELYVMELSSFQLETTDQLNAEVATVLNVSEDHMDRYSGLPAYHLAKHRIFRGAKQFVVNRQDALSRPLIGEGQPCWTFGLSKPDFKAFGIREEDGEKYLAFEFQNLMPVRELKIRGAHNQSNALAALALGHAVGLPFDAMLSSLRTFAGLEHRCQWVRDLNGVSYYNDSKATNVGAALAAIEGLGADIDGKVVLIAGGDGKGAEFNDLRAPVAANCRAVILMGRDSDKIGEAIGDAVPLIRAASLIEAVEQCRAAAQPGDVVLLSPACASFDMFKNYEDRGHQFVRAVEDLV, from the coding sequence GTGTCTCTGATCGCTTCTGACCACTTCCGCATCGTTGTCGGCCTCGGCAAGAGCGGCATGTCCCTGGTTCGCTTCCTGGCGAACCGGGGCACGTCGTTTGCCGTCGCCGACACGCGGGAAAATCCACCGGAACTGGCCACGCTCAAGCGTGACTATCCGCACGTGGAAGTGCGTTGTGGCGAGCTGGACGTCGAATTCCTGTGCCGCGCCGACGAGCTCTACGTGAGCCCCGGCCTGGCGCTGGCGACCCCGGCCCTGCAGGCTGCCGCCGCCCGTGGCGTGAAATTGTCCGGTGACATCGAGCTGTTCGCGCGTAACGCGAAGGCGCCGATCGTCGCCATCAGCGGTTCCAACGCGAAAAGCACCGTCACCACACTGGTCGGCGAGATGGCTGCGGCGGCCGGCAAGCGTGTCGCCGTTGGCGGCAACCTTGGCACGCCGGCGCTGGACCTGCTCAGCGACGACGTCGAGCTGTACGTGATGGAACTGTCGAGCTTCCAGCTCGAAACCACCGATCAACTCAACGCCGAAGTGGCGACCGTGCTCAACGTCAGCGAAGACCACATGGATCGCTACAGCGGTCTGCCGGCCTATCACCTGGCCAAGCACCGGATCTTCCGGGGTGCCAAGCAGTTTGTGGTCAACCGTCAGGATGCCCTGAGCCGTCCGCTGATTGGTGAAGGTCAGCCGTGCTGGACCTTCGGTTTGAGCAAACCTGATTTCAAGGCATTCGGTATCCGCGAAGAAGATGGCGAGAAGTACCTGGCCTTCGAATTCCAGAACCTGATGCCGGTGCGCGAGTTGAAAATTCGCGGCGCCCACAACCAGTCCAACGCCCTGGCGGCATTGGCGCTGGGCCACGCGGTCGGCTTGCCGTTCGACGCCATGCTGTCGAGCCTGCGCACCTTCGCCGGGCTTGAGCATCGCTGCCAGTGGGTCCGCGACTTGAACGGCGTGAGCTACTACAACGATTCCAAAGCCACCAACGTCGGCGCCGCACTGGCTGCCATCGAAGGCCTGGGCGCGGACATCGACGGCAAGGTCGTGCTGATCGCCGGTGGAGATGGCAAGGGCGCCGAGTTCAATGATCTGCGTGCTCCGGTGGCGGCCAACTGCCGCGCCGTGATCCTGATGGGCCGCGACTCCGACAAGATCGGTGAGGCCATTGGCGATGCCGTGCCGCTGATCCGCGCCGCTTCGCTGATCGAAGCAGTCGAGCAGTGCCGCGCCGCTGCGCAACCGGGCGACGTCGTGCTGCTGTCGCCCGCCTGCGCCAGTTTCGACATGTTCAAGAATTACGAAGACCGTGGTCACCAGTTCGTCCGCGCTGTGGAGGATCTGGTATGA